A stretch of DNA from Longimicrobium terrae:
GGGCCGGGGAGCCGCGCTGACGGCGGAGCTGTTTCCCTTTCTCTCCGTCCTGGCGTGCGTGATCGGCACGCTGGTGCTGCTGGTGATTCTGGTCGCCAGCGGGCCGCTGGGTTCGCGGCGTTCCATCACCCTGGTGGCGCTGAACAGCGTCGGGCAGAACGTCACTCTGCGGCCGCACTACGTGGAGGTGACGGGTGAGGGCGTGGTGCTGCATCCCGGGGGGGAGAGGGTCCCCGCCAGCCGGCTGGGCAGCCGCGATACCCCGCTCGCCGATCTGCTCCGCGACGTGAGTGAACGGAAGGCAGACGAATACATCATCGTGGCGCTGCGTCCGTCGGGGTACCCGCACTTTGGTGAGGTGCGGCGGCAGGTGGAGGGACGGGGGATCAAGATCGGGTACGAGCCCATCGACGAGGGCTGGAAGCTCAGGATCCGCCGATGAAGCGGGTACGGCGCACCGGCGGAAACCAGCCGGCGGGGAATCTGGATTCCTTTCTGGATACGCTGACCAACACGGTCGGGGTAATGATCTTTGTCCTGCTGTTCGTGACGCTCGCCGCCGCGGACGCAACGGTGATCGTGCACACGCCGCTGCACGAGTATACGGACAAGGAGGCGATCTTCTTTGAGGTGCGGGGCGACCGCATCGCGCGGCTGCGCACCGAGGCTGGGGATTCGGCGTATTCCCAGCTCCTGCGCGGGCTGCCCCGCCTGAACTGGTACAACTTCAACGTGGTTCTGCGCCGCATCTACGACTTTTCGGCGGATGCGGGAAACCACGAGGTTTCGGTGGCGGGAAGCGTCACGTCGGGGAACCTGGGGCTGCGGTACCGCATGAAGCCGGAAGCGGGCGATACTGGCCGGGTGGTGCGCCGCCCCTCCTCCGAACTCCAGCGCGCGCTGGCCGATGCTGACACCAGCCGGCAGTTCGTCGCATTCCTCGTCCACTCCGACGGTCTCGAACTGTTCCGCGAAGCCCGCAAGCAGGCGAACAAACGCGGCTTTCAAACCGGCTGGGAGCCCATTCAAAACGATGCGGATGGCGTGGTGTTCAGCAGCCAGGGGCGCTCCGTGGGCGTGCAGTAGAATCGTGTTCCCCTGCGACCGGGCTTTTACAGCAACAGCACTCACGCGGAGATCGCGGGGGCCGCAGAGGTCGCGGGGGAACAGCGGAAATCATCCATCCATCCACCGATCCATTCATCCGATAATCATCCCTCGGTTATCCCATTCTGTTGACTCTGTAGCTCTGTGTGATGCCCTGCCGTTGCTGTTCCCCGCGACCCCCGCGACCCCCGCGTGAGATGCAGTAGAACCCGCCCCGCGAGCAAAGGCGGCGGTGACGCACCGGGACTGGGCGAAGCGGCGGGTGCGGTGTATGGAACGGAGCCTGTCACAGATCCGCGGCGATCCCGTCTTCCCATGCAGACGGGCCCGCGCGCGGCGTGTCACGCGGGCGGAGCGGACCGGGTGGACGGAGGAAACGGATGGCCGGGCGCGGGCGGGTCCGCATCGCCCGAAACACACCCGAAATTCCCTGTCAAACCGCCGTTGACACACCGCGCGGGGCCGTCTATGTTGGCGCCACCGCCGGCCCGCCCGGAACCAAGCGTCCGGCGGCCCGACTTCTCTTTCGCATCGGCTTTGAAGATGATAGACAAGATCACGGTGGTTGGGGCGGGCAACGTGGGCGCCACGGCGGCCCAGCGCGTCGCCGAAAAGGAGCTCGCGCGCGAGGTCGTGCTCATCGACATCGCTGAAGGCATTCCCCAGGGCAAGGGCCTGGACCAGTGGGAGTCCGCTCCCATCGAAGGCTTCGACACCCGCGTCACCGGCAGCAACGGCTACGAGGAATCGGCCGGCTCCGGCATCTACATCGTCACCGCCGGCATCGCCCGCAAGCCGGGCATGAGCCGCGACGACCTCCTCACCACCAACGCCGGCATCGTGCGTCAGGTGGCGGAAAACATCGCCCGCGTGTCGCCGAACGCCATCATCATCATGGTCAGCAATCCGCTGGACGTGATGTGCTACGTGGCGATGAAGGCCAGCGGCTTCCCGCGCGAGCGCGTCATCGGCATGGCCGGCGTGCTGGACACGGGCCGCTACCGCTCGTTCCTGGCCGAGGCCATCGACGTCTCCGTCGAGGACATTCAGGCGATGGTGCTGGGCGGCCACGGCGACACCATGGTGCCGCTGATCAGCTACACCACGGTGAGCGGCATTCCCATCACGCAGCTCATCGACAAGGAGCGGCTTGACGCGATCGTGGACCGCGCGCGCAACGGCGGCGCCGAGATCGTCAAGTACCTCAAGACGGGCTCCGCGTACTACGCCCCCAGCAGCGGCGCCGTGCAGATGGCCGAAGCCATCGTCAAGGACAAGAAGCGCATTCTTCCCTGCGCCGCGTGGCTGCAGGGCGAGTACGGGATGAAGGACCTGTTCCTGGGCGTGCCCTGCAAGCTGGGACGCAACGGCCTGGAGCAGATCATCGAGGTGGAGCTGACGGACGAGGAAAAGGCGGCGCTGCGCAAGTCGGCGGACGCCGTTCTGGAGCCGATGGCGCTGGTCTGATCGCGGCGATTTCACCGCGCCGCGCCCACCCGGGCGCGGCGCGCTTTGCAGCACCCCACCGGGCGGGCGCATCCGCCCCGGACGGAGCACCGAACATGGCGACCGAATACCGAGCCAGATCCTTCAGCCAGGGGCTGCGCTACAAGGGCAACGCCGGGATGTGGACCTGGCTGCTGCACCGCGTGACCGGCCTGGGCATCCTGCTGTTCCTCATCATCCACGTGGCCGACACGGCGCTGGTGGTGTACCGGCCCGACTGGTACGACCACGCGCTGGACCTGTACCGCAGCCCCCTCTTCCGCGTGGCGGAGCTGGGGATCTTCTTCGCGGTCATGTTCCACGCCTTCAACGGCCTGCGCATCATCATCCAGGACTTCTGGCCCATCGCCATGCTGCACCAGCGGCGCCTGGCGCACGTGGCCATCGGCATGACGGCGGTGCTCATGCTCCCCGTCGCGTGGATGATGCTGGCCCCGCTCTTCGGCCTGGCGGATGAGCCGGGCACCGAGCGCGCCCGCCAGCGCCAGCTGAACGGTGGCGTTCCGGTGGAGGCCTCCGCGGCGCCCGCGCCCGTGGCCCCCGTGAGCCTGGAGGGTGCGCGATGAGCACCACCGAGATCCACGTCGAGGACACCGGGCGCGGCGAGCGCCGGCCAGGCGGCGGCTACCAGTCGCCCGAGGGCGAGCTGGCCAAGAAGGGCAAGTTCGAGCTCTACTCGTGGCTGTTCATGCGCGTGTCGGGGCTGCTGCTGATCTTCATGGCGTTGTACCACCTGGTGTGGTGGAACCTGATGATCGGCGTGGAGCACCTGAGCGCCGAAGTGGTGCTGGCGCGGTGGAACAACCCGCTGTGGCGCCTCTTCAACATCGGCCTCGCCAGCTTCGCCCTGCTGCACGGGCTGAACGGCGCCCGGTACTCGGTGGAGGACTACGTCCGCAATCCCAAGACGCGGCACATCGTCAAGATGGTACTCTACACCGTCGTGGGGCTGACGCTGGCGTGGGGCGTGTTCGCGCTGCTGACCTTTGACTTCACCCGCGGCCTGCGGTCATGATCCATACTCATACGTACGACGCGCTGGTGGTGGGCGGGGGCGGGGCGGGGATGATGAGTGCCATCTACCTGTCGCGCACGCCCGGACTGCGCACGGCCGTCATCTCCAAGCTGTACCCCACGCGGTCGCACACCGGTGCGGCGCAGGGCGGCGTGTGCGCGGCGCTGGCCAACCTGGAAGAGGACCATCCGGAGTGGCACGCCTTTGATACGGTCAAGGGCTCCGACTACCTGGGCGACCAGGACGCCATCGCGGCGATGTGCGAGGAAGCCATTCCCGTCATCATCGAGCTGGAGCACATGGGGCTCCCGTTCAGCCGCACCCCGGACGGCAAGATCGCGCAGCGCCCCTTTGGCGGGCACACGCACCACTTCGGGCAGGGCCCCGTTCGCCGCAGCTGCTACGCGGCGGACCGCACCGGGCACATGATCCTGCAGACGCTCTACCAGAACTGCATCAAGCAGGGGGTGGAGTTCTACGACGAGTTCCAGGTGCTGGACATCATCACCGCCGACGACGGGCGCTGCTGCGGCTGCGTGGCGTACGAGGTGGCGACGGGCGACCTGCACGTCTTTCACGCCAAGGCGGTGGAATTCGCCACGGGCGGCTTCGGGCGGGTCTGGTCGATTACCTCCAACGCGCACGCCAACACGGGTGACGGCGTGGCGATCGCCCTGCGCCGGGGCATCCCGCTGGAGGACATGGAGTTCTACCAGTTCCATCCCACCGGCATCTACCGCCTGGGGATCCTGATTACCGAGGGCGTGCGCGGCGAGGGCGGAATCCTGCGCAACGACCACGGCGAGCGGTTCATGGAGCGGTACGCGCCGACGATGAAGGACCTGGCGTCGCGCGACGTGGTGGCCCGCGCCATCAGCCAGGAGATCCGCGACGGCCGGGGCATCAACGGCAAGAAGTACGTGTACCTCGACGCCACGCACCTGGGCGCCGACGTCATCGAGAACAAGCTGCCCGACATCGCCGACTTCTGCCGCACGTACCTGGGCATTGATCCGGTCAAGCAGCCCATGCCCATTCAGCCCACGGCGCACTACGCCATGGGCGGCATTCCCACGGACGCGCAGTGCCGCGCGCTGTCGGACGCCAACAACACGGTGCTGGCGGGGCTGTACGCGGCCGGCGAAACGGCGTGCGTGTCCGTGCATGGCGCCAACCGTCTGGGCACCAACTCGCTGCTGGACCTGGTGGTCTTCGGCCGGCGCGGCGGGATCGCCATGGCGGAGTACTGCGCGACGGCGGACCTGCCCAAGCTGCCGAAGAACCCGGAGGATTTCGCGCGCGAGCAGCTGGAGCGCATCCGCGGCGTGCCCAAGGGCGAGCCGGCGGCGCGCCTGCGCGAGGAGATGCAGGACGTGATGCAGGACGACGTCGGCATCTACCGCACGAACGAAGGCATGGCGAATGCACTGGCCAAGGTGCGCGAGCTCAAGCAGCGCTTTGCGGGCGTGAGCATCGTGGACAAGGGAACGCGCTTCAACACGGACCTGCTGGAGGCCTGGGAACTCAGCAACCTGCTGGACCTGGCCGAGGTCACGGCGCTGAGCGCGCTGAACCGCACGGAAAGCCGCGGCGCCCACATGCGCGAGGACTTTGAGACGCGCGATGACGTGAACTGGCTCAAGCACACGTTCGTCACCCAGCGGAACGGGGAGATGGAGATCACCTACAAGCCGGTGACCATCACCCAGTTCCAGCCCAAGGAGAGGGTGTACTGATGGCCGCTCCCACACAGTCCCGGCCCGGCGTCGCGGGCGGCGCGGCTTCCGTGCGCGCCGCCGCCAAGGCGGGTGCGCACTCGCGCATCACGCTGCGCATCTTTCGCTTCAACCCGGACACCGACGAAAAGCCGGTGTACCGCGAGTACACGGTGGATGCCGACCCCACGGACCGGGTTCTGGACGCGCTGAACCAGGTGAAGTGGTACGAGGACGGCACCCTCACCTACCGCCGCAGCTGCGCCCACGGCATCTGCGGGTCCGACGCCATGCGCATCAACGGCGTGAACCGTCTGGCGTGCAAGGTCCTCATCCGGGACGTTGGAAACAGCGTCACCATCGAGCCGCTGATGGGGTTCCGGGTGATAAAGGACATGGTGGTGGACATGGAGCCGTTCTTTGCGCAGTACCGCTCCGTGATGCCGTTTCTGATCAACGACTCGCCGGTTCCCACGGACGGCCGCGAGCGCCGGCAGACGGTGTCGGACCGCGAAAAGTTCGACGATACCACCAAGTGCATTCTGTGCGCGGCCTGCACCACGAGCTGCCCCAGCTTCTGGGCGGACGACAACTTCGTGGGTCCGGCGGCGATCGTGAACGCGCACCGCTTCATCTTTGACTCGCGCGA
This window harbors:
- the sdhC gene encoding succinate dehydrogenase, cytochrome b556 subunit, with translation MATEYRARSFSQGLRYKGNAGMWTWLLHRVTGLGILLFLIIHVADTALVVYRPDWYDHALDLYRSPLFRVAELGIFFAVMFHAFNGLRIIIQDFWPIAMLHQRRLAHVAIGMTAVLMLPVAWMMLAPLFGLADEPGTERARQRQLNGGVPVEASAAPAPVAPVSLEGAR
- a CDS encoding succinate dehydrogenase iron-sulfur subunit, coding for MAAPTQSRPGVAGGAASVRAAAKAGAHSRITLRIFRFNPDTDEKPVYREYTVDADPTDRVLDALNQVKWYEDGTLTYRRSCAHGICGSDAMRINGVNRLACKVLIRDVGNSVTIEPLMGFRVIKDMVVDMEPFFAQYRSVMPFLINDSPVPTDGRERRQTVSDREKFDDTTKCILCAACTTSCPSFWADDNFVGPAAIVNAHRFIFDSRDGSGDERLEILNDREGVWRCRTIFNCTEACPREIRITKAIGEVKQAILKGGAHNVTVRQPASAHAAG
- the sdhA gene encoding succinate dehydrogenase flavoprotein subunit — encoded protein: MHTHTYDALVVGGGGAGMMSAIYLSRTPGLRTAVISKLYPTRSHTGAAQGGVCAALANLEEDHPEWHAFDTVKGSDYLGDQDAIAAMCEEAIPVIIELEHMGLPFSRTPDGKIAQRPFGGHTHHFGQGPVRRSCYAADRTGHMILQTLYQNCIKQGVEFYDEFQVLDIITADDGRCCGCVAYEVATGDLHVFHAKAVEFATGGFGRVWSITSNAHANTGDGVAIALRRGIPLEDMEFYQFHPTGIYRLGILITEGVRGEGGILRNDHGERFMERYAPTMKDLASRDVVARAISQEIRDGRGINGKKYVYLDATHLGADVIENKLPDIADFCRTYLGIDPVKQPMPIQPTAHYAMGGIPTDAQCRALSDANNTVLAGLYAAGETACVSVHGANRLGTNSLLDLVVFGRRGGIAMAEYCATADLPKLPKNPEDFAREQLERIRGVPKGEPAARLREEMQDVMQDDVGIYRTNEGMANALAKVRELKQRFAGVSIVDKGTRFNTDLLEAWELSNLLDLAEVTALSALNRTESRGAHMREDFETRDDVNWLKHTFVTQRNGEMEITYKPVTITQFQPKERVY
- the mdh gene encoding malate dehydrogenase; amino-acid sequence: MIDKITVVGAGNVGATAAQRVAEKELAREVVLIDIAEGIPQGKGLDQWESAPIEGFDTRVTGSNGYEESAGSGIYIVTAGIARKPGMSRDDLLTTNAGIVRQVAENIARVSPNAIIIMVSNPLDVMCYVAMKASGFPRERVIGMAGVLDTGRYRSFLAEAIDVSVEDIQAMVLGGHGDTMVPLISYTTVSGIPITQLIDKERLDAIVDRARNGGAEIVKYLKTGSAYYAPSSGAVQMAEAIVKDKKRILPCAAWLQGEYGMKDLFLGVPCKLGRNGLEQIIEVELTDEEKAALRKSADAVLEPMALV
- a CDS encoding succinate dehydrogenase, hydrophobic membrane anchor protein; amino-acid sequence: MSTTEIHVEDTGRGERRPGGGYQSPEGELAKKGKFELYSWLFMRVSGLLLIFMALYHLVWWNLMIGVEHLSAEVVLARWNNPLWRLFNIGLASFALLHGLNGARYSVEDYVRNPKTRHIVKMVLYTVVGLTLAWGVFALLTFDFTRGLRS